The genomic window TCCAGTATGATACCCTTTGCACCACCATGTCAGAGACCCTGGTTCTGAACTTCAATATTATGAATAAATACATAGTGGAGAGGGATCTGGCCTTCAACCCCTATGAGGATGAAAAAGAAACAGAGCGGTATTTCAATTTCAGTAACTATGATTATACCCTGTACGGACGGGTGTTTAAGGATGACAAAAACACCCTGACTCTGGAAGTAACAGCCTATGACAGAGCCAATCAGGACAACATCATATCCCGGCAGGAAAAAATCACCAATGTGTTCTACATTTTTGAAGCCTCCGACCTCCTTATGGAAGAAGTCATCAATGTCTTCAGTGTTCAGCACCTGGGATTCGGCTCTCTCAGCCTTTCAGGCGGGGGAGAAACAGGAAGGTATCAGGTTCTGATAAATGGACAGAATGCCGGATGGAATCTTAAAGAGATCCCCAGACTGCTCATTGGAACACATAAAATCACTGTCAGACAGGAGCGGATGCTGGGTGAAGAAATCCTTCTGGAGGAATCAGTATCCATTAAGGAAGACACACAGACAACTCTCAGTTTCACACTCCCCTACCTCACGGAGGCCGAGGCAGAGCTGTTGAAGAGCAAGGAACATTTTATAAAGGAAAAATGGAATGTCCTGCAGCAAAAAGAGGCTTTCAACAAAACATTTGATGAGCTCTTCAGCCTGACGGAAGACCTGTCCTATTGTGACAGGCTGATCCGGAAACGGATTGAATATGAAATGTGGAAGGAGATATATGATGATCAGGGAGAGATTCCCGGTGTTAAAAAAGGGGTCAGACTGATCCGCAATTCTTTTGCTCTGGATCTGGGCTACAGTTACGGTATTCCCGCAGGGAAATCCCGAAAGATCTTCGACCCCTTTCATGAAATTAACCTGGCTGCCGGTTACAGTCTCAATTTCTCCTGGGGTGTCATCGCTCTGGGGGCCAGGGCCGGAGTGTCGGTACAGAATACAAAGGAAACAGATAAAATCATGTTTCCCTTCCAGATGATCAGTGCTCCCCTGGGGGGATATATAAACTATACAACTCATTTCAACTCACCCTTTTTTGCAGCAGCCGGACTCTCCTCCGGTGTCGCCGTAAATTCTATCCAATACAATCAGCCCTCAACCGACAGAAGCGACGGCAATTCAATTGTGCCTTTCCTGGAATCCTCTGCCGGAGCCGGTTACTTTATAACCCGGAATTTCGGACTCCAAATTCTATTGAAAACACGAATGATCTTTAGTGAGGACATGACATATACCTGTCTGTTCCCCGGTTTTGAAATACAGATCCGTCTTTAAGGAGGCAGTAACATGGGGTTTCTAAAACTGAAAATGACCGCAGTATATACACTCCTGATAGCTTCCTCTCTGCTGATGAACTGCAGACCCTTCGAACTGATGAAAGCGGCAGGATATGAGATCGGGACAATTGAGGTTGATTTAGGCTCCCGGGAGATTGTCATGTTCGAATCCATAAGCATAACCTGGGAAACAGATGCGGATATTGAGTCAGTCAAAATAGATCTGTACCGGGGAGACGAACTGGTTCAGACATTGGCAGAGGAAGAGAGTTCCGGTTCCTTCTCGGGCTGGACTGTACCACAGACATTTGCGACAGCTTATGACTACCGGATTCTCATTACATCCAATGATGACCCGGCCCTTGTGGGAGAAAGTGATTATTTCACTATATGCAGTTATTTTGTATTTGGAGGCAATTCACAGGACGGTGGGTACTCAGCAGATTACCATGGGGCATGGGTGGATGAGACCACAGGAAAGATTCTTCTCACCGGAGCTACCAGATCGACCAATATCGGGAACACTGATGACTTGGGAGAAACTGATATACTCGCTTTGAGGCTGAACAGCGATTTGACCTTAGACAGCTCATTCTCTTCGAGCGGTCTTAAACGGCTCGGTGGAACAGGGAAAGATTACCCCAGGTTCATCGGCCAGGACAGTACCGGGTCCATATATATATCATCCACCACGAATTCCGATGAACTGGACGGGCAAAGTGCTGAACAGGATCTCATGACTATTAAAATGATGAATAACGGTGACCTGGACAGCTCTTTTAATGATGATGGAATGCATATCTTCGGCGGAGACGGTGTTATTGGAAATGAGTATGCCGCAGGCGGTTTCATAGATGCACAGGATAACTGGTACATATTCGGCAGCCTCTATCGTGAATATCTCGTCAACGTCCCGGTGGCAGATGCCTTTGATAAAGGGGACTTAAATACAGGAAACGGCATTATTGCCAAATATACTCCATCAGGAGAGCTGGATACGACCTTTGATGCAAATGGTGTCTATTTAAGAATTTATGGCACCTCCGGTCTGGGAAACATTGTCAGAGATATTCATGTTGAATCCGACGGCGATATCCTCTGGTGCGGGATTCTGCCCGGTACCAACAACGATCCGGTGGTGGGAAAACTGACGGCCGGCGGAATAGTCGACGCCGCATTTGGAACATCCGGCAGAACCACCTTCGGCGGTACGGGGTATGATTCGTTTACATCTATGGATGTAGACAGCAGCGGCAATATCTATGCTGCTGGAATCACAAACAGCCCGACCATCGCCGGTATTACGACAAAGGGAGGTTATGATATTCTCGTTGCCAAATTCCTATCCAACGGAAGCCTGGACAGCAGCTTTGGTGAAAATGGTGTACTCACAATCGGCGGGAGCGGCGATGATGGATATTATTCATACTGCTACACAGACCTGACTGTCAACAAGGATGATAAAATTTATATAGCTTCCAGCAGTGATTCAGATGATATTCCGGGTACAGAACCTTTGGGATTGCAGGACTGTATCATTATCCGTCTCAACACCGACGGCAGTTTTGACAGCAGCTTCGATGACGACGGGAAAATGTTCCTGGGCGGGAGCAATCTCGATCTGGCCCGGTCGATCATCGCAACAGAAAACGGAAAAGTCTACATCGCAGGAACAACGGCTTCTCCCGATATCCCGGGAATCACAACCTACGGGTATGAGGACTTTTTTCTGGCTGTTTTCCAGGAGTAATGCCGGGTTATCTGGAGATTGATTTTAATATTATTATGCCCCGCCAGCCTGCTGGCTGGACAGGCTCTCCTCTGCAATGCCCTGATCGCTGCCTCTTTAACCGGCTACCTCCGCACTGGTCACAAACCTTCGGTTTGCTGCTCGTGTATGCATCCATAAGCCGCCTGAGCACATCCTGGGCAATGTAGAACTACTACCAAAGAGTGGTCACTCTTTGGTGGCTTTCAGGCTCAGGGCCGAAGGGTGTTTCGATCCTTCGGGGAATCCCAAGCATCTCATATCGCGATAGGCAATATTTATACAAACAGTTCCCAATAAGAAGAAAATTATGGATCGGGCTGAATTGTCAAATCGGAAAACTCCATTTCCAAGGCAACCATAGCCTTAAAATATGTATCTATATTGCAATTCTCGGCATTCTCAATTCTGCTGATTTGCTGTTGTGTTAAATAAGCCATTTGAGCCGTGTGATTCTGAGACAATCCTTTGGCTTCTCTTCTTCTGGCAATGGCTACAGCCAAATCGACTCTAAGCTTCTCGGCTTGTATCCGAGTATCTATACCGGGATCATTGTCCCGCTGAGAATCCATAAAATCTGTAAATTTCACTTTCCCTCCCTGCTTAATAACGATCTCTGATCCCTTTTGCTTTATTTATCTCTTTTACCGGTACACGATCAGTTGTTTTATGTAACACATGAGTTAAAACTATGCGATTATCAGCAATGAAAAAATATAGAATTCGGACATGATGATTCGAGATCCGGATTCTCAATTCATATTAATCCTACACCATATTCAATGTAATTTCAATATTGTCATTGCATGACTATGCAAGGAAAACATCAATAATGGATTACGGCGCATTATGATCTGCTGATTTAGTGTTTTTTAAAAAATTGTTTGATACATCTTTTTCAATGCATCGCCTTTTAAAGGTCGGCGGCAGGCTCCTTATCACGATCCCCCGAACCTACCCCGGCATCATCAACGACAGAGATGCCAAAGACAGACTCTTTAGAATTAGACCGGCAGAGGAGTATATCTTTCTCTTTGAACGGATCGGTTTTCAGCTGGTTTCAGAGAAAGAGAGATCAGATGGTCTGAATAGAGAGGGCATCAGCTGGGGAAAGCTGCTTTTTCAGAAGAAGGATCTACTTCCAAGTCTAGAATCTGGGTAATATTGAGATTTCGTAGATGCTAACATAGTATTTTATAAG from Oceanispirochaeta sp. includes these protein-coding regions:
- a CDS encoding type II toxin-antitoxin system RelE/ParE family toxin, which encodes MRIRISNHHVRILYFFIADNRIVLTHVLHKTTDRVPVKEINKAKGIRDRY
- a CDS encoding helix-turn-helix domain-containing protein, translated to MKFTDFMDSQRDNDPGIDTRIQAEKLRVDLAVAIARRREAKGLSQNHTAQMAYLTQQQISRIENAENCNIDTYFKAMVALEMEFSDLTIQPDP
- a CDS encoding Ser-Thr-rich GPI-anchored membrane family protein produces the protein MGFLKLKMTAVYTLLIASSLLMNCRPFELMKAAGYEIGTIEVDLGSREIVMFESISITWETDADIESVKIDLYRGDELVQTLAEEESSGSFSGWTVPQTFATAYDYRILITSNDDPALVGESDYFTICSYFVFGGNSQDGGYSADYHGAWVDETTGKILLTGATRSTNIGNTDDLGETDILALRLNSDLTLDSSFSSSGLKRLGGTGKDYPRFIGQDSTGSIYISSTTNSDELDGQSAEQDLMTIKMMNNGDLDSSFNDDGMHIFGGDGVIGNEYAAGGFIDAQDNWYIFGSLYREYLVNVPVADAFDKGDLNTGNGIIAKYTPSGELDTTFDANGVYLRIYGTSGLGNIVRDIHVESDGDILWCGILPGTNNDPVVGKLTAGGIVDAAFGTSGRTTFGGTGYDSFTSMDVDSSGNIYAAGITNSPTIAGITTKGGYDILVAKFLSNGSLDSSFGENGVLTIGGSGDDGYYSYCYTDLTVNKDDKIYIASSSDSDDIPGTEPLGLQDCIIIRLNTDGSFDSSFDDDGKMFLGGSNLDLARSIIATENGKVYIAGTTASPDIPGITTYGYEDFFLAVFQE